One Elaeis guineensis isolate ETL-2024a chromosome 10, EG11, whole genome shotgun sequence genomic window carries:
- the LOC105053007 gene encoding F-box protein SKIP14: MALNSAPNSSFTIPTNSEDNHWLDRWINNIYGYGRSNGWSDDDDDDDSYDPIDLLPADPFGMDSDTFSAVLAGMFEDCELGDQELFVGWDYVWNSSSGDSSGSQLNSDDEFDGWEEVSFSEFCENESPEEEFMSNLDVAEAFNSSRVELSDFNGEEGSPHQGLLFALGYLGVQDLLSAEMVCRSLRFAVQDDPLLWRCIHIDSQLSERITDVTLLQLTQRAQGNLHCLSLVGCSRVTDDGLRCVLESNPRLTKLSIPGCLKLNVEALINNLKALKLSGVLGLKHLELGRLFKITNKHYEELRTLLGADQLHHSEVCKPRYYHSGHSFLSCDDGRAIDIEICPMCQKLKLVYDCPSQSCQEKGPEQCRACDACIFRCVHCGSCIKNNKYVETFCLEHLCLACWKQPI; this comes from the exons ATGGCACTAAATTCTGCACCCAACTCCTCCTTCACGATCCCAACCAATTCCGAGGATAATCATTGGCTAGACCGCTGGATCAATAATATTTATGGTTATGGAAGGAGTAATGGATGgtctgatgatgatgatgatgatgattcgtATGATCCGATCGACCTGTTGCCGGCCGATCCTTTTGGGATGGACAGCGATACCTTTTCTGCTGTGCTTGCTGGAATGTTTGAAGATTGCGAGCTGGGCGATCAAGAATTGTTCGTGGGCTGGGATTATGTTTGGAATAGTTCTTCAGGGGATTCTTCAGGATCCCAGTTGAATTCTGATGATGAATTTGATGGTTGGGAAGAGGTGAGCTTCTCTGAGTTTTGCGAGAATGAATCCCCTGAGGAGGAATTCATGTCCAACTTAGATGTTGCGGAGGCTTTCAACTCTAGCAGGGTTGAACTATCTGACTTCAATGGAGAGGAGGGGTCTCCTCACCAGGGTTTGCTTTTTGCTCTTGGTTACTTGGGGGTCCAGGACCTCCTTTCTGCTGAGATGGTCTGCAGGTCTCTTCGTTTTGCTGTGCAAGATGACCCACTACTATGGAGATGCATCCACATTGATTCACAGCTGAGCGAGAGGATCACTGATGTCACTCTACTGCAATTGACACAGAGAGCTCAGGGAAATTTGCATTGCTTGAGCCTGGTAGGGTGCTCGAGGGTCACAGACGATGGACTGAGATGCGTGCTTGAAAGCAACCCAAGGCTCACTAAG CTTAGCATTCCTGGATGTCTGAAGCTTAATGTTGAGGCCCTCATCAACAACCTGAAGGCTTTGAAGTTGTCAGGTGTATTGGGTTTAAAGCACCTAGAACTTGGCAGGCTTTTTAAAATAACAAACAAACACTATGAAGAGCTGAGGACATTATTAGGTGCAGACCAACTCCACCATTCTGAAGTCTGCAAGCCACGGTATTACCATAGTGGACATTCCTTTTTGTCTTGTGATGATGGGCGGGCTATAGATATTGAAATCTGTCCCATGTGTCAGAAGTTAAAGCTTGTTTATGATTGCCCCTCACAAAGCTGCCAAGAAAAGGGGCCTGAGCAGTGTAGGGCTTGTGATGCTTGCATTTTTAGGTGCGTGCATTGTGGGAGTTGCATCAAGAACAACAAGTATGTGGAGACGTTTTGTCTTGAACATCTTTGTTTAGCTTGTTGGAAGCAACCAATCTAG
- the LOC105053006 gene encoding uncharacterized protein, with amino-acid sequence MAPKAKEKPKPSPASPKPPFVPIEDLFSSLHSHVQNYEYEQAAKVADQVLAIAPGDEDAVRCKVVALIKSDAIDKALSAIQAFKGLPIDLRFHKAYCLYRKNKLNEALELLDGLERDPMVLQLESQILYRSGRMGACMESYEKIQKFKIDSIDLKTNIVAALISAGRATEVQGMMDALKVRASSSFELAYNTACSLIEKKKYAEAEQQLLSARRIGQEMLMDEDYADDEIEAELAPIAVQIAYVQQLLGRTQEAVEAYMGIINRNLADASSLAVATNNLIALRGGKDVSDSLRKLDRLIEKVGGAQPFQLANGLDFKLSTRQKEAIYSNYLLLLLQANKIDQAQELVSALPGILQDSLTPALLQAAVLVREKKVPKAEEILGQLAEKFPENSKPILLARAQIAAAAGHFQISAESLSKIPDIQHMPATVATIVSLKERIGDFGDAAAVLDSAIQWWRNAMTEDNKLDVIMQEAASFKLNHGCEEEASQLYEELVKSHGSVEALVGLIMTAARTDVEKAELYEKQLRALSGLKGINVESLEKTSGAKHVEGAHVARLEVSEETKKTRAKKRKRKPRYPKGFDPANPGPPPDPERWLPKRERSSYRPKRKDKRAQVRGSQGAVLREKHDAAATANITGSSGSVPSSKSGQGTAGSSKGGSQNVMSSEQPKGSGKSRKKSRS; translated from the exons ATGGCACCTAAGGCCAAGGAGAAGCCCAAGCCCTCGCCGGCCTCGCCCAAGCCACCATTCGTCCCCATCGAAGACCTCTTCTCCTCGCTCCACAGCCATGTCCAGAACTACGAGTACGAGCAGGCCGCCAAGGTCGCAGATCAAG TCCTCGCGATCGCCCCTGGAGATGAGGACGCCGTGCGGTGCAAGGTCGTGGCTCTGATCAAGTCAGATGCCATTGATAAAGCTTTGTCGGCGATTCAAGCTTTCAAGGGGTTgccaatagatcttagatttcatAAG GCATATTGTTTGTACAGGAAAAACAAGCTAAACGAAGCACTTGAGTTGTTAGATGGTCTAGAAAGAGACCCAATGGTTCTGCAATTGGAATCTCAGATACTTTATCGGTCAGGAAGAATGGGTGCTTGCATGGAAAGTTATGAGAAGATTCAAAAATTCAAGATTGACTCCATAGATTTAAAAACGAATATTGTTGCTGCTTTGATCTCTGCTGGAAGGGCTACTGAAGTTCAGGGAATGATGGATGCACTCAAAGTCAGAGCTTCTAGCAGCTTTGAGCTAGCATACAACACTGCCTGCTCcttgattgaaaagaaaaaatatgctgaAGCTGAACAGCAATTGCTTTCAGCTCGAAG AATTGGCCAGGAAATGCTAATGGATGAGGACTATGCTGATGATGAGATTGAAGCTGAACTAGCTCCAATTGCTGTCCAGATCGCTTATGTGCAGCAG TTGCTGGGACGAACTCAAGAAGCAGTTGAAGCTTACATGGGTATAATAAATCGGAATCTGGCTGATGCTTCATCGCTTGCAGTTGCAACAAATAACCTCATTGCACTGAGGGGTGGAAAGGATGTTTCAGATAGCCTGAGGAAGCTTGATCGGCTAATAGAGAAAGTTGGTGGTGCACAGCCCTTCCAGCTTGCTAATGGTCTTGACTTCAAGCTATCCACAAGACAAAAAGAAGCTATATATTCAAACTATCTGCTTCTACTTCTTCAGGCGAATAAGATAGATCAG GCTCAAGAGCTTgtgtctgcactcccaggcatcCTGCAAGATAGCTTGACACCTGCTCTGCTTCAAGCTGCAGTGCTTGTTAGAGAAAAAAAGGTTCCAAAAGCTGAAGAGATCCTTGGTCAACTTGCAGAGAAATTCCCTGAAAATTCCAAGCCTATCCTTCTTGCCCGAGCTCAAATTGCTGCTGCCGCCGGTCATTTCCAGATTTCTGCCGAGTCCTTGTCCAAGATACCCGATATCCAACACATGCCTGCCACTGTTGCCACCATAGTTTCTTTAAAAGAGCGCATCGGAGATTTTGGGGATGCTGCTGCGGTGCTTGACTCTGCAATACAATGGTGGAGGAATGCTATGACAGAGGACAATAAGCTTGATGTGATAATGCAGGAGGCTGCATCTTTTAAGCTCAACCATGGATGCGAGGAAGAGGCCTCTCAGTTATATGAAGAGCTCGTGAAGAGCCACGGGAGTGTTGAGGCTTTGGTGGGTCTCATAATGACCGCTGCACGCACTGATGTCGAGAAAGCTGAGCTTTACGAGAAGCAGTTAAGGGCATTGTCAGGTCTGAAAGGAATCAATGTGGAGAGCCTAGAGAAGACATCTGGGGCAAAGCATGTTGAAGGTGCACATGTGGCCAGGCTAGAAGTTTCCGAAGAAACAAAGAAGACGAGGGCGAAGAAGAGGAAACGAAAGCCTAGGTACCCAAAGGGTTTTGATCCAGCAAATCCAGGACCTCCACCAGATCCTGAGAGATGGCTGCCCAAGAGAGAGAGATCGAGCTACAGGCCCAAGAGGAAGGACAAGAGAGCTCAGGTAAGGGGTTCTCAGGGAGCTGTTCTTAGGGAGAAACATGATGCTGCTGCTACAGCAAACATCACTGGCTCCTCAGGCAGTGTTCCTAGTTCGAAATCAGGCCAAGGCACTGCAGGCTCGTCGAAAGGTGGGTCTCAAAATGTGATGAGCTCTGAGCAGCCCAAAGGTTCTGGCAAGTCAAGGAAGAAGTCTAGATCATAG